In a single window of the Bradyrhizobium sp. ORS 285 genome:
- a CDS encoding PilN domain-containing protein — protein MQLIETEHNVFVVKSTGRSGPPDHSFLLSGGEAAMRRLPDKWLDLVRGRRIEVTLRPDRFLWRPLELPKRAVEFLEPMVRSQIDRLTPWTAQDAVFGSTAPVEISADRIQTTVIAAPRTSIDPLIRLAESWRAACVVLIAAPQGPPHERAKPQATRLIEHHLRGPLDAGRVRRILTAALVVAALAATLSFGITSILGGRLEEQQRVLSQRVSERRATLRLGVEGADNSAFGALLRSKQERAASVLVLDALSRVLPDETYVTELRIDRNKLQITGISRDAPALIGLLEQSAHFNQATFSAPTTRAADDAGERFHIEVGLKAYFGGST, from the coding sequence GTGCAGCTGATCGAGACCGAGCACAATGTCTTCGTCGTCAAGTCGACGGGGCGATCCGGACCGCCTGATCATTCCTTTCTCCTGTCGGGTGGCGAAGCGGCCATGCGGCGGCTTCCTGACAAATGGCTGGACCTCGTGCGAGGCCGCCGGATCGAAGTGACGCTGCGGCCCGACCGTTTTCTTTGGCGGCCGCTGGAACTCCCCAAGCGGGCCGTCGAATTTTTGGAGCCGATGGTCCGCTCGCAGATCGATCGGCTGACGCCGTGGACGGCGCAGGACGCGGTGTTCGGCAGCACGGCGCCGGTCGAGATTTCGGCTGACCGCATTCAGACCACCGTCATCGCCGCGCCGAGGACGAGCATCGATCCACTCATTCGGCTTGCGGAGTCCTGGCGTGCCGCCTGCGTCGTGCTGATCGCCGCTCCCCAGGGCCCTCCGCACGAACGCGCCAAGCCACAGGCAACGAGGCTGATCGAGCATCACCTGCGCGGACCGCTGGATGCAGGGCGCGTCCGTCGCATTCTGACCGCCGCGTTGGTCGTGGCAGCGCTGGCGGCGACGCTATCGTTCGGCATCACCAGCATTCTGGGTGGAAGGCTCGAAGAGCAGCAGCGCGTGCTGTCGCAACGTGTATCCGAGCGGCGCGCAACGCTGCGGCTCGGCGTCGAGGGGGCTGACAACAGCGCGTTCGGTGCGCTGCTGCGGAGCAAGCAGGAGAGGGCCGCCAGCGTGCTGGTGCTCGATGCGCTCTCCCGCGTGCTGCCGGACGAGACCTATGTGACCGAGCTGCGGATCGACCGGAACAAGCTGCAGATCACTGGCATCAGCCGTGATGCGCCCGCATTGATTGGGTTGCTCGAACAATCGGCGCACTTCAATCAAGCGACATTCTCCGCGCCGACGACGCGCGCGGCCGATGACGCCGGAGAGCGCTTCCACATCGAGGTCGGCCTCAAGGCTTACTTTGGGGGCAGCACATGA
- the gspM gene encoding type II secretion system protein GspM — protein sequence MARTFARTPASPGMAAAVYVGLLIALGVATALPIKTLLDQRAELGALTDTLRLLDAHSMAFAREHGSDAAAVTGSAFLEGSSVTVAGAALVQRVNEVVSRHGGIVSSSQVDVRSPPAKARQISVSANFEADQAALQPILYDLEAGMPCLFVDELVAEGGGSAAATGGKLRIMMTVSGQWQGPR from the coding sequence ATGGCAAGGACGTTCGCGCGCACCCCGGCCTCGCCCGGCATGGCCGCCGCGGTCTATGTCGGACTGCTGATAGCGCTAGGCGTGGCGACCGCGCTGCCCATCAAGACCCTGCTCGATCAGCGCGCCGAACTGGGGGCGCTGACCGATACGCTGCGTCTGCTCGACGCCCACAGCATGGCTTTTGCGCGCGAGCACGGAAGCGATGCGGCAGCCGTGACCGGATCGGCCTTTCTGGAGGGCTCCAGCGTCACCGTGGCCGGGGCGGCGCTGGTGCAGCGGGTGAATGAGGTGGTGAGTCGTCATGGCGGCATCGTATCGTCGTCGCAGGTGGATGTGCGGAGCCCGCCCGCCAAGGCGCGGCAGATCAGCGTCAGCGCAAATTTCGAGGCAGATCAGGCTGCCCTGCAGCCAATTCTCTACGATCTCGAGGCTGGGATGCCGTGTCTGTTCGTCGATGAACTCGTCGCCGAGGGTGGCGGGTCCGCGGCCGCCACGGGTGGCAAGCTGCGCATCATGATGACGGTGTCCGGACAATGGCAGGGCCCGCGATGA
- a CDS encoding multicopper oxidase domain-containing protein: MNPTGWVYEICRRPASGNTCPAGAAVAEYGGVRLALQKGDTLKIRLVNQLPQLDPAKVNHNTDPGQANLFRNPTNLHTHGLIVEPRAPTLNDPTFGDYVFVQIFNSANGMPVPQTTHQHGSNKMDYADFRINIPRNHPSGQFWFHPHIHGISLNQVSQGLAGIISVGEVSDYAHGDARDTPFPEASVRHLILKDLQVAPGGAVNFDSGAVNVQPGEVINQQDPGFCAQFPADSSEVREGSCPGVDASADGGTNFSGGKWYFTVNGRTFPKIKVTDPDGEVWRLTNASGSLSYNLQLTDDETQKPMIMQLISVDGVSVNLPQDTTMDTMVHLGGARFRVVACPPLPTSRFHSKPVCVTQMVMMPSSRTEVFVTYRDPQTGAIASSGRGGSATFKMAGLTMGSGDQWPAVDLAKVRFHQHGWRNHIAYAMDIRGDALATMQPSGILDAKVPYANAAPLRDGCRPLPPGHRRRIFFGLADLNDDGTFGLGYEEVDQNGNPVPGTQLPVSQFDPAQNIVCLPLAAGQRPVHETWELVQLSTENHNFHIHQTRFRTINSKAGENTPLAVSFNKNIGGGMLQDNVPLGVATPNVPEVMDAQNGVCTIEQWRNGQCTSKPVVVDIPFSQVGEFVYHCHILEHEDGGMMAKIKVVPSPYGASPWEAMNQMPW, translated from the coding sequence ATGAACCCGACCGGCTGGGTCTATGAGATCTGCCGGAGGCCCGCATCGGGTAACACCTGTCCCGCCGGCGCCGCGGTGGCGGAGTATGGCGGCGTACGCCTCGCGCTGCAAAAGGGCGACACGCTGAAGATCAGGCTGGTGAACCAGCTGCCGCAGCTCGACCCGGCTAAGGTCAATCACAACACCGACCCCGGTCAGGCCAATCTGTTTCGCAATCCCACGAACCTGCATACGCACGGGCTGATCGTGGAGCCGCGTGCGCCGACGCTGAACGATCCGACGTTCGGCGACTACGTGTTCGTCCAGATCTTCAACTCCGCCAACGGCATGCCGGTGCCGCAGACCACGCATCAGCACGGCTCGAACAAGATGGACTATGCGGATTTCCGCATCAACATCCCGCGGAATCATCCGTCCGGACAGTTCTGGTTTCACCCTCACATCCATGGCATCTCGCTCAATCAGGTCTCGCAAGGCTTGGCGGGGATCATCTCGGTCGGCGAAGTCTCGGACTATGCACATGGCGACGCGAGGGATACGCCGTTTCCTGAAGCGAGCGTGCGCCATCTGATCCTGAAGGATCTTCAGGTCGCTCCCGGCGGCGCCGTCAACTTCGACAGCGGCGCGGTCAACGTCCAACCGGGCGAAGTGATCAATCAGCAGGATCCGGGCTTCTGCGCCCAGTTCCCGGCGGACAGCTCCGAAGTGCGTGAAGGATCGTGCCCCGGGGTCGATGCGTCGGCCGATGGCGGCACGAATTTCAGCGGCGGCAAATGGTACTTCACGGTCAACGGCAGGACCTTCCCGAAGATCAAGGTGACCGATCCGGACGGTGAGGTCTGGCGGCTGACCAATGCCTCAGGAAGCCTGTCCTACAATCTCCAGCTGACCGACGACGAGACCCAGAAGCCGATGATCATGCAGCTCATCTCGGTCGACGGCGTCAGCGTGAACCTGCCGCAGGACACGACGATGGACACGATGGTCCATCTGGGGGGCGCCCGCTTCCGCGTGGTGGCTTGTCCGCCGTTGCCGACCTCGCGCTTCCACTCCAAGCCGGTCTGCGTCACCCAGATGGTGATGATGCCGAGCTCGCGCACCGAGGTCTTCGTCACCTATCGTGATCCTCAAACTGGAGCGATCGCGAGCTCTGGGCGTGGCGGGTCGGCGACGTTCAAGATGGCCGGATTGACCATGGGCAGCGGTGACCAATGGCCGGCCGTCGATCTCGCCAAGGTTCGCTTCCATCAGCATGGCTGGCGCAACCACATTGCCTATGCGATGGACATCAGAGGCGATGCATTGGCCACGATGCAGCCCTCCGGCATCCTCGATGCGAAGGTCCCGTATGCGAATGCCGCGCCGCTGCGCGACGGCTGTCGCCCGCTGCCCCCTGGACATCGGCGCCGGATCTTCTTCGGTCTGGCTGATCTCAACGACGACGGCACGTTCGGCCTCGGCTATGAGGAGGTCGATCAGAACGGCAACCCCGTGCCCGGAACGCAGCTTCCGGTGAGTCAGTTCGATCCTGCGCAGAACATCGTCTGCCTGCCGCTCGCCGCCGGACAGCGCCCGGTTCACGAGACCTGGGAGCTGGTGCAGCTCTCGACGGAGAACCACAACTTCCACATCCACCAGACGCGGTTCAGGACCATCAACAGCAAGGCCGGGGAGAACACGCCGCTTGCGGTCTCGTTCAACAAGAACATCGGCGGCGGCATGCTGCAGGACAACGTCCCGCTCGGGGTGGCGACTCCCAACGTGCCGGAGGTGATGGACGCTCAGAATGGCGTCTGCACCATCGAGCAGTGGCGCAACGGGCAATGCACCTCCAAGCCCGTGGTGGTGGATATCCCGTTCTCGCAGGTCGGCGAGTTCGTCTACCACTGCCACATCCTCGAACATGAGGACGGGGGCATGATGGCGAAGATCAAGGTGGTCCCGTCGCCCTATGGCGCCTCGCCATGGGAAGCGATGAACCAGATGCCCTGGTAG
- a CDS encoding FMN-binding protein, whose translation MSSWLKWTVPAAAIMSVASPGYAMQYMSVEEAQKAAFPGASFTEVQAGRVWKASNGGYFYYDHVVGKHLLIDYTVAIGPDGRVRKVEILNYRESYGGEVHDASWLGQFVGKSSQNEVRINSDIRNISGATLSSTHLTEGVKKVLTYHASHFR comes from the coding sequence ATGAGCAGCTGGTTGAAATGGACGGTGCCCGCGGCAGCCATCATGTCGGTCGCTTCGCCGGGCTACGCCATGCAGTATATGAGCGTCGAGGAGGCGCAGAAGGCTGCGTTTCCCGGCGCGAGCTTTACCGAGGTTCAAGCCGGTCGGGTCTGGAAGGCGAGCAATGGCGGCTACTTCTATTACGACCATGTCGTCGGCAAGCACCTTCTGATCGACTACACGGTAGCGATCGGACCGGACGGGCGCGTGCGCAAGGTCGAAATCCTGAACTACCGCGAATCCTATGGCGGCGAGGTGCATGATGCCAGCTGGCTCGGGCAATTCGTCGGAAAGAGCAGCCAGAACGAGGTTCGGATTAATTCCGATATTCGAAACATCTCGGGTGCGACGCTGTCATCGACCCATCTGACCGAGGGCGTGAAGAAGGTCCTGACCTATCATGCCAGCCACTTCCGCTAA
- a CDS encoding FAD:protein FMN transferase has product MPATSANLRRARPLLGTFVEISLDEAPAHDVDEVIEAAFSAVADVHRLMSFFDPDSDVSRLNRDAFTRPVMVHPWTYAVLKTAVEMARLSDGAFDIGVAGLPQPSDGSPPKAGSAVELLADHHVRFNHAGLKIDLGGIAKGFAVDCAVEALQRCGVRSALVNAGGDLAAFGSRVQIIDIRDPRAPDRILCQRAVRNTAMASSARRFDPFSSVDTTETAVVDPATGLPARDIHGATVCAPTCIVADALTKIVMITGERADGLLAQCQASAMLVAADGDILTTPDWQGDLQHAA; this is encoded by the coding sequence ATGCCAGCCACTTCCGCTAATCTGCGGCGCGCCAGGCCTCTGCTGGGAACATTCGTCGAGATCAGTCTCGACGAGGCGCCCGCGCACGACGTCGATGAGGTGATCGAGGCCGCGTTCTCTGCCGTCGCCGATGTGCATCGGCTGATGAGCTTCTTTGATCCGGACAGTGACGTCTCGCGTCTCAACCGCGACGCGTTCACACGCCCGGTGATGGTGCATCCCTGGACTTACGCCGTGCTGAAGACGGCCGTGGAGATGGCGCGTCTTTCGGACGGCGCTTTCGATATCGGTGTGGCCGGCCTGCCGCAACCCTCCGATGGCTCGCCTCCGAAGGCCGGCTCCGCCGTCGAGTTGCTGGCGGACCACCACGTCCGCTTTAACCACGCCGGGCTCAAGATCGATCTCGGCGGCATCGCCAAGGGGTTTGCGGTGGACTGTGCCGTGGAGGCGCTCCAGAGATGTGGGGTCCGCTCGGCCCTGGTGAATGCAGGCGGCGATCTCGCCGCCTTCGGTTCCCGTGTGCAAATCATCGATATCCGCGATCCGCGCGCGCCCGACAGGATCCTGTGTCAGCGGGCCGTGCGCAACACGGCCATGGCGTCATCGGCGCGCCGCTTCGATCCATTCAGCTCAGTGGATACGACTGAGACCGCGGTGGTCGATCCGGCGACGGGCCTGCCGGCCCGTGACATCCATGGCGCAACCGTCTGCGCGCCAACCTGCATCGTCGCCGATGCGCTGACAAAGATCGTCATGATCACGGGCGAGCGAGCTGACGGGCTGCTCGCACAATGTCAGGCAAGCGCCATGCTCGTTGCGGCGGACGGCGACATCCTCACGACACCGGACTGGCAAGGAGATCTGCAGCATGCGGCTTAA
- a CDS encoding alkaline phosphatase family protein, translating into MTRTVSRSKALALATTAVFTATSIAPAFAQPATSTPIEHVIIIVGENHTFDNLFGTYKPKAGQSIDNLLSKGIVNEDGSPGPHFKKAEQRIGRDEVRYTAETASTGAYATLPQPYTTYGIGLPQNVLDTRFPANLPNGPYQISKYVTYAAYTGDPVHRFFQMWQDIDGGKHDKFVWVEQTIGTGSNGKPYPAGGFNPMEGAISMGFYNMNPFTDASGKAQPGDAPFFKQLADDYAISDNYHQAIMGGTGANFQSLVTGHAAFFTNPETLNGAPAVPYANQIENPDPVPGTNNYYKQDGYSGGSYVNCSDPSAPGVAAINEQLFKNGVFRNNCAPNHYYLVNNYSMFWNQSSAKPNALGSDKFVLPPQSAPTIADVMTAKGVSWKYYSADRGDDATTFATSVDGVPLLFHSYCGICDPLTGFIKVMSNPTEEAKLQNYGAFVKDVQNNTLPAVSFVRPFEALAGHPADSTTDLYEKFLEALINRVKANPQLWAKTAIFITTDEGGGYYDSGYVQPVDFLGDGTRIPFILVSPLAKKGHVDHTYYDHVSLLKFIERNWRLPAISAVSRDRLPNPIHDRDENRYVPKNRPAIGDLMNLFVFADEDGDHDHGGWHHHDHDDDGYDRDR; encoded by the coding sequence ATGACCAGAACAGTCAGCCGGTCCAAGGCGCTTGCCCTTGCGACCACCGCCGTCTTTACGGCGACTAGCATCGCCCCCGCCTTCGCCCAACCGGCAACCAGCACGCCGATCGAGCACGTCATCATCATCGTCGGCGAGAACCACACCTTCGACAATCTGTTCGGCACCTACAAGCCGAAGGCCGGCCAGAGCATCGACAACCTGCTCAGCAAGGGCATCGTCAACGAGGACGGCTCGCCGGGCCCGCATTTCAAGAAGGCCGAGCAGCGCATCGGGCGCGACGAGGTGCGCTACACGGCGGAGACCGCCTCCACCGGCGCCTACGCGACGCTGCCCCAGCCCTACACCACCTACGGCATCGGGCTGCCGCAGAACGTGCTCGACACCCGCTTCCCGGCGAATCTGCCGAACGGGCCGTATCAGATCTCCAAATACGTGACCTACGCCGCCTATACCGGCGACCCCGTGCATCGCTTCTTCCAGATGTGGCAGGACATCGACGGCGGCAAGCACGACAAGTTCGTGTGGGTCGAGCAGACCATCGGCACCGGCTCCAACGGCAAGCCCTATCCCGCCGGCGGGTTCAATCCGATGGAAGGCGCAATCTCGATGGGCTTCTACAACATGAATCCGTTCACCGACGCCTCGGGCAAGGCGCAGCCGGGCGATGCGCCGTTCTTCAAGCAGCTCGCCGACGACTACGCCATCAGCGACAACTATCACCAGGCGATCATGGGCGGCACGGGCGCCAACTTCCAGTCGCTCGTCACCGGCCATGCGGCGTTCTTCACCAATCCCGAGACGCTGAACGGCGCGCCCGCCGTGCCCTATGCCAACCAGATCGAGAATCCCGATCCCGTCCCCGGCACCAACAATTACTACAAGCAGGACGGCTATAGCGGCGGCTCTTACGTCAATTGCTCGGATCCGAGCGCGCCCGGCGTCGCCGCCATCAACGAGCAGCTGTTCAAGAACGGCGTCTTCCGCAACAATTGCGCGCCGAACCACTATTATCTCGTCAACAATTACAGCATGTTCTGGAATCAGAGCAGCGCGAAGCCGAATGCGCTCGGCTCCGACAAGTTCGTGCTGCCGCCGCAGAGCGCGCCCACCATTGCCGACGTGATGACGGCCAAGGGCGTGTCGTGGAAATATTACAGCGCTGACCGCGGCGACGACGCCACCACCTTCGCGACCAGCGTGGACGGCGTGCCGCTGCTGTTCCACTCCTATTGCGGCATCTGCGATCCGCTGACCGGCTTCATCAAGGTGATGTCGAACCCGACGGAAGAGGCCAAGCTGCAGAACTACGGCGCGTTCGTGAAGGACGTGCAGAACAATACGCTGCCCGCCGTATCGTTCGTCCGTCCGTTCGAGGCGCTGGCCGGCCATCCCGCTGACTCGACCACGGATCTGTATGAGAAGTTCCTCGAGGCGCTGATCAACCGCGTCAAGGCCAACCCGCAACTCTGGGCCAAGACCGCGATCTTCATCACCACCGACGAAGGCGGCGGCTACTACGACTCCGGCTATGTCCAGCCGGTGGACTTCCTCGGCGACGGCACCCGCATTCCCTTCATCCTGGTCTCGCCGCTGGCCAAGAAGGGGCATGTCGACCACACCTATTACGACCACGTCTCGCTGCTGAAGTTCATCGAGCGCAACTGGCGGCTGCCGGCGATCTCCGCGGTCAGCCGTGACCGGCTGCCGAATCCGATCCACGATCGCGACGAGAACCGCTACGTGCCCAAGAACCGTCCGGCGATCGGCGACCTGATGAACCTGTTCGTGTTCGCCGACGAGGACGGCGATCACGACCACGGCGGATGGCACCACCACGACCACGATGATGACGGATACGATCGCGATCGCTGA